TCCTGCTTCAACAGCGGCGCAGCAATCTCGGAATGCAGCCTCGCTTTCTCCTCTTGAATTCTGAGTCGATTCTCCTCATCCAGCTTGGCAATAGACCTCTGCACTGCTTCGAAGATCAGCTCAATGCCTTCTGTCTTCAGAATATAATTGTCCACATTCTTGCGCAGCGCTTCATGGACATAATCGAATTCACTATATCCAGTGAGAAGGATAGAACGGCAATGCGGCCAGTAATAATTAATTTCATCGACGAGTTGTAGTCCACTCATCTGCGGCATTCGGATGTCGCTGACCAGAATATCCAGCTTCATTTTTTTGGCCATTTCAAGAGCCTCTTTGGCGGAATAAGCTTTACACACTTCGAGCTCAAATTCGGTATTGTCCTGGAACAGAAGAACCAGCCCATTCACAATGACAGGCTCATCATCAACAATCAACAATCTGTACATGATCTCAATCCTCCTCTTCTTCAACCACAATGATCAGATCTACTCTTAGGCCGCCATAAGCGCTGCGCGAGACGAACAGCCCGCTGCCCTTTCCGTATTTAAGCTGTAGCCGATTGTTCACATTAATAAGTCCGGTCTTCTCCATATATTTCGACTTGGTGGCCAGCTTGTCACGCATCTGCTCGATCATCGACCCAGTCACAAGCTTTCCGTTGTCCTCCACAGTAACGCGCAGCCTGCCGTCCGCATATTCCGTCCCCATATAGATCACACCCTCCATCGTCCCATCCTCAAAGGCATGCTCGAACACATTCTCTACAATGGGTTGAATAATAAGCCTGGGCACCGAGATCGATGGTGGTATATCCTTCACATCGCTATATTCGAAGGTGATCCGATTCGAGAAGCGAATGCACTGAATCTCGCAATAATCAAGCGCATGCTGATATTCCTTGTAGAAGGGGACCTCATCCGACCCACTTCTCGTAATATATTGATAATAAGTACCCAGCTTCTGAGAAAGCTCAGCGGCACTTTCGGCGTCTCCTACCTTGCACATCATATATATGTTAAAAAAGCTATTGTACAAAAAATGCGGATTGATCTGCGATTGGAGCTGCTTTAGCTGTGAATGCTGCAAGGCGATTTTCTGCTCATAATTTTCTCGAATCGAATTTTTCAGCTTAAGCGCCATATTGTTGAAGCTGCTGAATACGTAATGGAACTCATCATTGGTTCGCGATTCAATCATAATGTTCAAATTGTCGGCCTCAAGCATCCGGAACGCCTTGACCAGACGCGATAAAGGACGGTGAATCATTAAATTGACCGAGAAAGCGTACAGCACCATGATCACAATAGCAATAATGAACAATAAATAGGACCAGGTCGTAAACTGATTCAACGGACGGGTAATTTCATTCTGATTGACGTACATGATCAATGATAAATTCAGCGCGCTAACATCGTTATGGATAATAAAATAATTAACGCCATGAACCTTCTTCATTTCAGAGGTGCTTTGTTCCTGGAGACTCTGCTCAGAGATTTGTCCGAGAATCATGTTCGATTCCTGCACCTCCTTCGAGGTCGTCAGGACGGTGCCTAATTCCTTGCTGCCCAGCAGTACCTCTGATTCCTGATATAAATTGGAAATTTGCTCTAACGCTTCAAGTAGCTTGGGCCTGGAAATCTCGATATAAGACCATATTCCGTCGTTGTTCTCGCTCTCAATCAGGAAGATCCGATTTCCGCTCTGATAGAACGAAGGCTTCGGCTTCACGGATACAAGCGAAGCAACCAGGCTCATCTCAGGATTCGGTGCATTCGTTACTCCGGACATCATCGAAATGGTCTTACCAACCGCTTCGACATAGACGCCGGCATTCACGATATAATCGCTGAAGGCAGTCAACGCCATTTGTCTATCCCTTACCTGCTCAATCAGCTCCACTTCCTCGTAATTCTCCAGCATACTGCCGCGGAAGCTGAGCTTCTGCAAATCCTTGTCATTTAACAGTTGAAGCTGTAAATTTCGGATGAAATACATCTCTTTATCAAGCTGCTTGGAGTAGAAGGTAGCACCGGCTAGAGAAGAGCTCAGTATTGCATTTTTACTGATCGACATTCCTTTGTAATTGAACCAGATATTCATCGTAATGAGCGGCAGCAATAACAAAATAAATATAGCGATAACTTTCTGATATACGAACCACTTCGATTTCTTTCTAGCGATCCTAAGCTTCATCGCATTACCCCCGTTGCTGTATGATGGATGGTTGTCTTGTGGGCGCGCCGGCTAACAAAAAAAGAACCATCCCTGCGGGAGATTCCTTTCTTGTTCTTACCACTAGAAAGAGTACGGCTTCAGGATTTATTCCGAGATCGGAGGCAATTCAGAACCGCAACTTATGGAGCTCCGGGTGGCTACCGCCGATGGTACAGCTCCAGCTCATTCATCGCGAAGTTGCCCCATTTCAGAGTTGCCGCTTGGATATTAAGCCGTAGTTAATGATATCTTGCTGAAGGCAGCCGATCATATATACTATTTTCGACTACTGTTACTAAAATTGTAGACCTGCCCGCAGAGGCAAACAATTTAAAAACCTTTACCTGGACTTGCAATATTTTTACTTGTTTGCATTCGAAGCCCTCTAAGTTCACATTCAGAAAGTTCAATTGAATTTCCTCTATAGAGCTTCTCTTTCTCTTTGTCCGTCTGGGGGCTGCTGTCTAAGCTGCTGCGGAGAGACATCGTATACTTTTCTGAACATTTTGGAGAAGTAGGAGAAATTATAATAGCCCAAGGTCTTGGCGATATCCGAGATTGGCAACGTTGAAGTCGTGATCAGGTCCTTGGCCAAGGACATACGTGTATTCAAAATATAATCCGTGATCGATTCCCCTATCTCCCGCTTGAACAATCGCGACAAGTAGGCCGGATTCAAGTGCACGTAGCTGGCAAGCTGCTCTCTAGTAATCGGCTCACTCAAATGCTCGGTAATATAATATTGAATCCGCCGAATGACCGAATGATTCTGGTGCAGCTCATTATGGATGATTCCAGCCACCTGGAGTGCCTCTTCTTCCAGCTGCGGAAGACTGCGAGGCTGATCATTCAGCAGCAGCCCATCCCGGCCCTTCAATAGCTCAATGGCATTCAGTCCATTCTTATGCAAAACATAGTGCGCCATCTGCATAAATTCATTGCGGAAGGCCTCCAGCTCAGCCATAGATAGACGTTGGAACTGTGCCATCTCCGATACTCTAATTCGGATTTCCTCCTGCAACTCCTCCAGCTTGCCCTGCTCCAGCAGAATCGTCCACGTTGATATCCGTGGGATCATGGATTGGATGGAAGGAGTGCAATGCGAAGCCAGCATGTAGACCTGATTGGATCTATTCACATTGTTGTACTCGATCTCCAGAAGCTGTTTGCAAATGTCCGCAATTTCATACAAGCTAACGTTCCTGCCAATATAACAGGATATATTACAGTCGAAATATTCAAGGCAGCTCTGAATATATTTCTCACATCGCACATGCAATCCGGAAGGATCGTTCATCTCTTCCTGATCCCCCATCATGATGACGATGTTAACCCCCTGCTTGGTCTGGATTACCTCCCCTCTACCACTCATAAGCAGCACCTCAGCAGCACCTTTGCGAATCGCATACTCAATAATTTCCTCATCCCGCGTAGTGAACTCGCGCAGCCAAGATTCCACGCTGACAAGCACAGGCAGGAAGACGAACTGCTCCAGCCCTGATAACTGATGCTTCTCCAAAATGCCCGCGATATTATTCGGAGAGCATACAATCCTGCCCGTGAACAGGTCATTCCAGAATTTATCGGTAATCAGAGGCTTCTGTCTACGCCACATCTCATAATAAGGCTTATACTGCTCCCGCAATCTGTGTAATTCCCGTTCCTGCAAAATAGACTCTAGCGCCCGATTGATCGTGTCCTGAAGCACATCGAATTCAATCGGCTTCAGCAAATAATCGAACCCATCCAACTGGATCGCTCTCTTCATGAAGTTGAAGGCGGAGTGGGCGGTAAGGAAGATCGTCTCTGTCTCAGGAGAGATCTCATTCACTTTCTCCAATAGCTCAATTCCCGTCCCCTTGGGCATTTCGATATCGCAGATCATGACGTCGATTGACGTCTGCTCGAACACTTTCAACGCATCCCGCATATTATAGGCCTCGTATACCTCGGACACCTGCAGCCTTTCCCAATTCACACCACTGCGAATCCCCATTACCGCATAGATCTCGTCGTCTACTATCAAAGCCTTAAACATGCTTCTCCCCCATTCTGATCAATAAGATGTAAATTGTTCAACAGTTCGAAATGGAAGTACAATTTGAATTCGCGCCCCCGAGGCATTATCGAACTCCAGCCGGGCACCGTCTCCGAACAGATGCTTAATCCGGTACTGTACATTGGAAATACCGAGGTGCTCTCCGTTCTGATGCTCCAGATAGCTACCGGGCCCTAGCTTCTCCAGCATATCCTCTGGAAATCCATTGCCATTGTCCATGATCACGATACGCACCCTCTCCTGTTCTATTAAGCCAATAGCGATATAGATATGGAATGGGTGATCCATGAAGTCAAAGCCATGCTTAATAGCATTTTCAATGAACGGTTGAATCAACAGCGGTGGAATCGCAGCTTCTTCCGCACCGCTTTCCATCTGAATCTCATAGGTAATGCGTTCTGGAAAGCGAACCTGCTGAATTTTAATATAGCTCTCCATATGCTCCATTTCTTCTCGGATGGTGACAGCGACCTGATTCGTCCTCGTCGTGAAGCGGAAATATTTGACTAGATTCATACACATCAGCTGTATGACGTTATAATTTTTAATCTCGGCCAAGTTATAAATAATGTTGATCGTGTTCAGGAGGAAATGAGGATTAATTTGCAACTGCAAATGCTTGAGCTCAGCTTTATGTGCTTTAATCTGCTCCTCATATACACTGCTCGTCAATTCATGGATTTCAGCAGCCATGCTGTTAAAGGTCTCGTTAATAATCGCAAACTCCTTGGCTTTAGAGGATTGAAGCCGGATATTCCAATCCCCATACTTGATTCGACGCATCCCATGAACGAGGTTGTTCATTGGCTTAAGAATGATATCGTTCAAATAGACCAAATAAATGACCAGAATGAATAGCGCACCTACGGAAATAAGAATAATGCCGCGGCGAAAATTGTTCAGATCCTTCAACATCTGCTCTTCGGGCACAAAGACACTGAGAATAACATCCGTACCCTGCACCGGGTTCGTAACGGCAATGTATTTAAGGCCATCCTGCTTCACTACTTGATACCCTCCGTTGGTCCCCGAGTCCAGTGAAACGGAATGGGTCGGGTCGATAATACCCGCATTTGTGATCATCTGTCCCTGATTGTTGAGGAAACCGGCAAAACCTTCCTTCGAGTGAATGATATCGAGCGGAATCACCAGGTTCTCCAATTCGATAAAGGCTCCGAGATAGAAATCATCCCCTGTATTCACCAGACGAATTAGAGCATACTTTCCCTTGCTGTATTCAACCGCCTTCCATTCCCGAAAAAAATCGCTATTCGGCTCGATGCTCTTGACTATTCTCTCGATGGTCGTCTTGATCGCACTCAACCGTTCATAGGACGACTCCCTAATCGGCGTAGTGAAGAGATCTCGATTCCGCAACGAATAGATGAACTGTAGATCGACGCTATTATCAAACCGATGATACTTGCTAAAAGTACTCAGAATCCGGGCCTTGGCCAGATAATAGTCATTCGGGTCATTCAGCAGCTGCGGCAACGCGGCGAGATTCGGATCTTCTACGGCAACGTTATAGAGAAAATTTGTCTCTTTGTTCAATGCCGCCTCGATTTGTTGTGAATACAGGATCATTGAATTTTTGTTGGATTCGGCGACCTGCTCGCGGATCGTATTCGAAGCGTAATAATTGTTATAGAGCATGAGTCCAACTAAAGGAACTGTAATTACTATGAAACCGATGATCAGCTTGAATCGAAGCGACTGCTTAATATTCGACCTCATGAACATGCTTATCTACCCCGGATCATGCAAGATTAGTATGAACCCTCTAACATTCACAGCGACCCATCTTAAATGTTCAAGGCCCATCTACACCGAGTATAAATTCCGGTAGGACAAAAAGGAATCCCTAGTTAGGACTACTCTCGTCCCGGTTCAGAATTCCTTTATAGAGGTTGTTCAAAAGTTCGCCTTCCACTACTATCTATTTCTGTGTTGCAGCCCATTCAGCCAACTGCTTATCGACCTCAGCCTTTACTCTGTCAAAGCCAGCTGACTTGCGTTTCGCCTTCCACTTCTCGATCAGCTGCTCCGGCTCCACTGCTCCAGATCGCAAGGTATCTTCGAATTCCTTCTTTACATTCTCAATTGATGCCATTTCCGATTTAACTGGCTCCTGGTCAAAGGAGAAGCCTAGCGCAATGGAACGCTCCGATCTGTCATTGAACTTCTGGAATTCCTCCCATTTACCCGGATCTTCGTTCACCCATAGATAAGAATTGAACTGATTGCCGAACATCCAACCGCCTGGGTTAGGATAACCCTCTGTATCGGCATTAACACCCTCTGGATAATCGATAACATTGTCACTGACTTTCACATAATGCTTGCCTTCAATGCCCCAATCGAGCATATTCAACAGCACCGGATCCGTATAGAGCATGTTCAGGAACATCATCGCCCTTGCCGGGTCTTTCGAAGTCCGAGAAATACCAAGCATCGCGCCTTGGGCGTCCCCCGTTGTCGTGAATGGCTCCGCCGTCTCAACCTGAACCAGCTCCACGCCAGCGTTGATGCTCATCTCCTTGTCCTTACCGGGCTTCAACGATTGAGCAACGGCGAAGGCCTTCCCTGCTTTGATCATATTCATGCCCTGATCTGAATCCGAAGTCAGAATATCCTTGTCAAACCAGCCATTCTGACTCCATTGATGCATCCGTTTGTAGAAGTCAATGAATTTAGGGTCTTCCAGCGTATCAATCGCCTTAATCTCGGTGCTTCCCCGGGGGATACTCAAATTTGCCACGATCCCATCATAGTTGGCTGCTTCCCAAATATTCGTAAATTTTCTTGATACGATAGGAATTACGCCCGGCTCCTTCTCTTTAATCGTCTGGAACATTACCTCCATATCTTCAAGAGACTTCACACCATTAATATCAAATCCATATTTATCTTCTAATTTCTTGTCCAGCAGGAAGCCGAAGCCTTGACCGAATTCCTTCTTGGTAGGAAGGGCGTAAAGCTTACCGGAGATTCTTGCTCCTTTGATAAAGTCATCGCCAAGAACGCCAGGGATGTCTTTTCCATACTCAGCCATCAGGTCGTCCAGCTCCATATATTGCCCTTTGGCGACATCCTTCGCATACGAAAACCAGCTAGCTGTGAACATCAGGTCGAACGGTTCATTCGAGACCTTCATCAAGTTCGTCTTGTCGTCCCAGGACGCCCACTCGATCGGCTTCAGCTCAATCGTCGCATTAATCTTCTCTGTCAAATACTTGCTCATTTCGTCTTGGACAAGCTGCAGATCCTTAGCCGCTCCAGCCGGATAGACCATCGTGATTTTATACGGGCTGAGTGCGCTGGCTCCTTCTTTATTTCCCGCCTCTGTCTTATTGCCAGAAGTGTCCCCCGGATTGGCCGACTTGTTGGAATCCCCTTTGCCGCATCCCGTCAATACCAGTATTCCGCACAGCATAATCACGAACAGTAAATGAAATGCCTTCTTCATATTTGTGCTGTTCTCCTCTCAAATCATACTTGTACTAACCTAATCCCCCGGAATTCAGTAAATCTTATTCGTGGCGCTCAGCCCCACCTCCTTCAAGGAATGAACTCTATATTTCTGTCTTGTCTAACCTTTTACTGCACCAGACGTAATTCCGCTGATGTAATACTTCTGGAAGAACGGATAGGCAAACAATAACGGAGCCACCCCGACGATCGCTAGTGCCATTCGTACTGACTCTCGCGGCATCTTTGCCAGCAGCTCTCCAACCTGGGCTGAGCTATTGGACTTCATCAGCAGATATTGAATGTTAGTAAGCGTCTTCGTCATCAAGTATTGAATGTTGTACAGATCCGGCTTGTCGATAAATAGCATACAGTTATACCAATCATTCCAGTAAGCCAGCGTGTTGAAGAGTCCGATCGTCGCCATAATCGGCAAGGATAGCGGGACGACGATCTTGAAGAAGATCGTAATCTCACTTGCTCCATCAATCGTCGCTGATTCGATCACCGTCTCCGGGATAGTCGTGGAGAAGAAGCTTCTCATCAAGAGCACATTAAAGGCGCTTAATAGCAAATTCGGAATAATCATAGAGAAGATTGTATTCTTAATTCCGAGCATATTGACATAAGTAATGTACCAAGGTGCGAGTCCCCCACCGAACAGCATCGTGAAGAAGATGTAGAAGGATAGCGTCCGTCTGAATGGCAAGCTCGGCCGTGATAACGGATAGGCGAAGAGTGCCGTAATCAATAGGCTTACGACGGTACCTATAAGAGTAGCAATGATGGTAACTCCATACGCCCGGGCGATTTCAGAGAAATCATTGAACAAGAACTTATAAGCCTCGAAGCTGATCTCGTTGGGGAATAAGGAGAACCCCTTCTGCAAAATAGAATCCTCGCTTGAAATAGAGACCATGAATATGAGGATAAATGGTACCAATGATATGATCGTGAAGCACCAGAAGAACAGGTGAATCATCGTAGGGCCGATTCGTCTCGATATATTTAATTCTCTCACGTTGTTCTCTCCCTCCCCGCCCTAGAACAAGGCACTCTGTTTATTAATGCGTCTAACAGCGGCGTTGGCTATTAGAATTAAGAAGAAGCAGATTACAGATTGATAGAAGCCCGCTGCCGTAGACATTCCGATGTCTCCCGATTGGAGCATCGCGCGGTATACAAACGTATCGATGGTCTGTGTGGTCGGTATAAGCGCGCCGGTATTCATTGGCACTTGATAGAACAGACCGAAGTCTGAGCGAAGTATCGTGCTTACCGCGAGTAAGGTCATGGTGACGATGACCGGCATAATCAACGGTATCGTAATCCGGGTCATTTGCTTCCATTTGCTTGCCCCGTCGATCGTAGCCGCTTCGTAATATTCCTTGTCGATACCAATGATGGAAGCAAAATAAATAATCGATAAATATCCGGCGTTCTTCCAGGCGTTAACAATAACGAGAACGTAAGGCCAATATTTCGGTTCTCCGTACCATGAGATGCCATCCATACTGAACCACTTGAACAACAGTCTGTTCACCAGCCCGTTCTCTGCATTCAAGAAGCTGAATACGAGATACGCAACAACGACCATTGAAATGATATGCGGGAGCAAGAAAGTGCTCTGGTAGAAACGGCTGATCACTTTATCCTTGATCTCATTAATCAGGAGCGCGATCAGAACCGATAGGATGAGATTTAATAGAATGAAGACAGTATTATATAGAAGCGTATTTCGGGTAATGATATAAGCATCTTCCGTGTTGAACAGAAATTTGAAATTGTCCAGTCCGGACCAGGCGCTGCCCCAGATCCCATCCACATAGTTGTAATCTTTAAAGGCAAGGATAACGCCGTACATCGGAATATAGTTGTTGATGAACAAATAGATAATCCCCGGCACTGTCATTAGAAGCAGCCATTTATACTTTTTTACATCTCTTTTTAACCGTGATAGCTTACTCACGCTCCCACCCCTCCACGATGTTGTGTAAACCCTTACATTACCCATTCTAGAATTTCAGTCTAGACTCAACCACCATCTTGATGACTTTCTCATAACACGTTCGTGACTTCTTCTCATCAAGTCAAAAACAAGCGTATAACAAGTCAATAAAAGACATTGACAGTCCTATCCACGATCATTATGCTAAGGGCGTGATATCGCTTCATACATCTATTGAGGAGGGTATTCTATCATGAACACCAAGCAGATTAAACGTGTCTTTATACTAGGAATGGACGGAGCAGGGAACTTCATTCAGCATACGGACACGCCAAATATTGATGCATTCTTAAGTAACGGAGCCGTTACATATATGGCCCAGGCCCAATCGCCTACGATCAGTGCGGAATGCTGGGGCTCCATACTTCATGGCGTAGTTCCGGAGAAGCACGGATTAAATAATGAGATAGCTTCCACTCAGGCCTATCCTGCAAATTCCCCATATCCATCGATCTTTCGAATTGTGCGGGAAGCCCAACCTGAAGCCAAGCTTGCAGCCTTTTCTAGCTGGTCACCTATCATCAGCGGGATCATTGAGGAAGGGCTCGATGTTCACAAGGAAGCAATGCCGGACGATGAGCTCGTAGACGCTATCGAGACTTATATTCACAACAACAGCGACGTTAAGCTACTCTATATGCAGCTCGATGACCCAGACGCCTCTGGTCATAAATATGGCTATGGTCCTGATTCACCAAATTATCTCAAAGCTATTACCAAAATGGATGAGCTATTTGGACGCATACTGCGCGCAATTGAACAGCAAGGTCTGTTGGAGGACAGCCTCGTTATTCTCCTTACGGATCATGGCGGCGGTGGAGCTAATAAGCATGACCACGGCAGCGATCATCCAATGGACAAGAATGTATTCTGGGGCTGCGCTGGTCCTGGGGTAACTGCAGGTACTGTTCTTCCTGAGCTATTCATCGTAGATACTGCAGCAGTCGCACTTCATGCTCTTGGTTTTGAACTGCCTGCGAATTGGGATGGCAAATTTCCCGCTTCTTTGTTCAGCTAATCGTACGTACTTAGTAAGTTGGGAACTAGCTGCTCGTTTTTCGTCTAACGAAACTACAGAGCGCTATTTTCGCAGAAACAGCGGTGAAAATTTTTTAACGAAACACCATATCGTTATTCCGGGTAAATCCCGGCTTTGGGCCTCAAATTGGCTCCAATAGAGATACCCAGTTTCGTTAAAATTGGGGACAGTCCTTTTGGGCGCAAATAGCGATACCACGTTTCGTTAGCTGTTGCACGTTAGCAAAAGCGAAAAGGGAGGATTGTGCGGGATGAGAAAGCAGTTGCATTTCAAGGGGGATGGAACGTTCAAGATTGTTCAGTTCACGGACACGGAATTCTGTGAGCCGTGTGAGGAAGAAGCACGAATGAGTGCCATGATGCGGGCTATCCTTGAGGCAGAACGCCCGGACCTTGTAGTGTATACCGGAGATGTTATTGCCAGCAATAAGAGTCCTGACCCGGTACAGGCGTTCCGTGATGCTGTTGCGGTGCCGGAGGAACTGCAGATTCCTTGGGCAGCTGTATTCGGCAACCATGATTCCGAGGCGCCTGATTTCACACGAGAGCAGTTGCACAAGCTCCAGTTAGTGCATAAATTCTGTTACGCGAAGCCCGATCCGCCAGGTGTACACGGCTCAGGCAACTACGTGCTTGAGCTTCTGGATGGACATCATTTGCCTGCTGCAACACTTTATTTTCTCGACACAGGAAGCTATTCTCCCTTAGTGCATCACGGGGTAGGCTATTACGATTGGATAAGAAGAACTCAGATCGACTGGTATACAAGGACTTCCCATCAACTGACAGCAAATCATGGCGGATCACCACTGCCTTCGCTCGGATTCTTTCATATCCCACTGCCTGAATATAGTGATATTTGGGATTTCACCATATGCTATGGACAAAAGCTGGAGCGATTAATCTGCGCCCCACCATTGAATACAGGATTCTTCGCGGCTATGGTTGAGATGGGCGACATCATGGGTACCTTCGTCGGTCATGACCACGGCAACGACTTCTGGGGGACACTCCACGGAATACGTCTCTGTTACGGACGGACTACCCGGAACGCTTACTTGAATCAGCCGTTCGCTACTGGCGCTCGGGTGATTCAGTTAACGGAGGGACAGCGCAGCTTCGATACCTGGCTGCATCTTGAGGACGGGACGATCATCCGTGACCAGCCTAAGCATATGCCAGAGGGCCGTGCACCACAGATATCATTAAGCTAGAAGTTCTCAGTTCCACCAGGTGTATTCTCATAATAAAAAGGGGGTTATCTCTGTAGTAGACATTCTACCTACGAGATAACCCCTTTATTATGAGCCGTTAACGGATTTTTGCCTTGCGGAATCCCCCAATGACGCTGAGTGCACCGAACAACATAAAGAGGAAAATGCCTCCTCTAACAATGCCGGCTTTAAAACCCTCGACACTAACTGTAAACAAATCAGCCATATAAGCGATAAAGTCTGCATTGAAGAGATTCGGGTTGAGTAGGATGACGGTCATGATAAAAATACCTATCAGTTGAACTACCATATTAAATATCGCCAATCTCGTTGTCCATTGACCGACGATATATTTATACAAAGCTAAAGCGACCTCTAGTCCGGCCAGAATGAGTATAAGCGGCCAATATTGAAGCAGTACTTCTTGGTTAAACGTTGGATACTTCAGTAAAATCTCGTTCTCTGTTCTCAGATATACACCTACAAATACACCTACAAAATGAGCAGCATAGAAATATAGGCTTGCCCAGATCGTCGTCCATAGTAAGCTTCCAAATACATCAGCCTTAGAGATTGCTCTCTTCTTGGGAATATGAGCAAGCTTCTTCAAATCATCCGGCTTCCATTGTTTAAACTTGGAGGTGGGTAGCTCAGTCCCCTTATTCACATCTGCCCGCTCAATAATCGCAAAAAATTACCGTAATCCAGAAAAATGCCTGAGTAATTACTCCGAATGAGCCGACGATTCCTTCAACAATCAGATTCACAAAAGTATTGCTCATTGCATTCAATTCTTCACCGCCGCTATAATTGATCAGATGCTCAGCAACGGTAGAAATTACCGAGATAATGATGGCGATCGGTAATATTATCTTCAGTAATGAAACGTACATCTCATAATAACGTGGTCCAATCAAATGCATTGGCTGATCCAAATAGCCGCTGGCTAGCACGGCTGGGTTGCCCAGCTTCGCAAGAGCCTCCTTGATATCATCCTCGTTATAATCATCCGGTAGCATATCTTCGATCGTGGATCGCAGCTCCATCGATACATCGTCCCGATCCTTCTCCGGCAGTCGCCTAGTGACTTCCTGAATGTAAATATTAATCAGATCCATCGTCATCCCCCTCTTCTAATAAGTGATACAGTTCTTTCGAATTGCTCAACCACTCCTGCTTCAATTGCCTATAGATCTCAAATCCATATTCACTCAGCACATAATACTTACGCGGTCTGCTCTCGCTTGTATCCCAGCTGCTGGTGACCAGTTCCTGTTTCTCAAGCCTCCTTAGCAAGGGATACAACGTGCTCTGATCAATTCCA
The window above is part of the Paenibacillus lutimineralis genome. Proteins encoded here:
- a CDS encoding response regulator transcription factor yields the protein MFKALIVDDEIYAVMGIRSGVNWERLQVSEVYEAYNMRDALKVFEQTSIDVMICDIEMPKGTGIELLEKVNEISPETETIFLTAHSAFNFMKRAIQLDGFDYLLKPIEFDVLQDTINRALESILQERELHRLREQYKPYYEMWRRQKPLITDKFWNDLFTGRIVCSPNNIAGILEKHQLSGLEQFVFLPVLVSVESWLREFTTRDEEIIEYAIRKGAAEVLLMSGRGEVIQTKQGVNIVIMMGDQEEMNDPSGLHVRCEKYIQSCLEYFDCNISCYIGRNVSLYEIADICKQLLEIEYNNVNRSNQVYMLASHCTPSIQSMIPRISTWTILLEQGKLEELQEEIRIRVSEMAQFQRLSMAELEAFRNEFMQMAHYVLHKNGLNAIELLKGRDGLLLNDQPRSLPQLEEEALQVAGIIHNELHQNHSVIRRIQYYITEHLSEPITREQLASYVHLNPAYLSRLFKREIGESITDYILNTRMSLAKDLITTSTLPISDIAKTLGYYNFSYFSKMFRKVYDVSPQQLRQQPPDGQREREAL
- a CDS encoding carbohydrate ABC transporter permease, whose product is MIHLFFWCFTIISLVPFILIFMVSISSEDSILQKGFSLFPNEISFEAYKFLFNDFSEIARAYGVTIIATLIGTVVSLLITALFAYPLSRPSLPFRRTLSFYIFFTMLFGGGLAPWYITYVNMLGIKNTIFSMIIPNLLLSAFNVLLMRSFFSTTIPETVIESATIDGASEITIFFKIVVPLSLPIMATIGLFNTLAYWNDWYNCMLFIDKPDLYNIQYLMTKTLTNIQYLLMKSNSSAQVGELLAKMPRESVRMALAIVGVAPLLFAYPFFQKYYISGITSGAVKG
- a CDS encoding sensor histidine kinase — its product is MKLRIARKKSKWFVYQKVIAIFILLLLPLITMNIWFNYKGMSISKNAILSSSLAGATFYSKQLDKEMYFIRNLQLQLLNDKDLQKLSFRGSMLENYEEVELIEQVRDRQMALTAFSDYIVNAGVYVEAVGKTISMMSGVTNAPNPEMSLVASLVSVKPKPSFYQSGNRIFLIESENNDGIWSYIEISRPKLLEALEQISNLYQESEVLLGSKELGTVLTTSKEVQESNMILGQISEQSLQEQSTSEMKKVHGVNYFIIHNDVSALNLSLIMYVNQNEITRPLNQFTTWSYLLFIIAIVIMVLYAFSVNLMIHRPLSRLVKAFRMLEADNLNIMIESRTNDEFHYVFSSFNNMALKLKNSIRENYEQKIALQHSQLKQLQSQINPHFLYNSFFNIYMMCKVGDAESAAELSQKLGTYYQYITRSGSDEVPFYKEYQHALDYCEIQCIRFSNRITFEYSDVKDIPPSISVPRLIIQPIVENVFEHAFEDGTMEGVIYMGTEYADGRLRVTVEDNGKLVTGSMIEQMRDKLATKSKYMEKTGLINVNNRLQLKYGKGSGLFVSRSAYGGLRVDLIIVVEEEED
- a CDS encoding sensor histidine kinase — its product is MRSNIKQSLRFKLIIGFIVITVPLVGLMLYNNYYASNTIREQVAESNKNSMILYSQQIEAALNKETNFLYNVAVEDPNLAALPQLLNDPNDYYLAKARILSTFSKYHRFDNSVDLQFIYSLRNRDLFTTPIRESSYERLSAIKTTIERIVKSIEPNSDFFREWKAVEYSKGKYALIRLVNTGDDFYLGAFIELENLVIPLDIIHSKEGFAGFLNNQGQMITNAGIIDPTHSVSLDSGTNGGYQVVKQDGLKYIAVTNPVQGTDVILSVFVPEEQMLKDLNNFRRGIILISVGALFILVIYLVYLNDIILKPMNNLVHGMRRIKYGDWNIRLQSSKAKEFAIINETFNSMAAEIHELTSSVYEEQIKAHKAELKHLQLQINPHFLLNTINIIYNLAEIKNYNVIQLMCMNLVKYFRFTTRTNQVAVTIREEMEHMESYIKIQQVRFPERITYEIQMESGAEEAAIPPLLIQPFIENAIKHGFDFMDHPFHIYIAIGLIEQERVRIVIMDNGNGFPEDMLEKLGPGSYLEHQNGEHLGISNVQYRIKHLFGDGARLEFDNASGARIQIVLPFRTVEQFTSY
- a CDS encoding ABC transporter substrate-binding protein, which encodes MKKAFHLLFVIMLCGILVLTGCGKGDSNKSANPGDTSGNKTEAGNKEGASALSPYKITMVYPAGAAKDLQLVQDEMSKYLTEKINATIELKPIEWASWDDKTNLMKVSNEPFDLMFTASWFSYAKDVAKGQYMELDDLMAEYGKDIPGVLGDDFIKGARISGKLYALPTKKEFGQGFGFLLDKKLEDKYGFDINGVKSLEDMEVMFQTIKEKEPGVIPIVSRKFTNIWEAANYDGIVANLSIPRGSTEIKAIDTLEDPKFIDFYKRMHQWSQNGWFDKDILTSDSDQGMNMIKAGKAFAVAQSLKPGKDKEMSINAGVELVQVETAEPFTTTGDAQGAMLGISRTSKDPARAMMFLNMLYTDPVLLNMLDWGIEGKHYVKVSDNVIDYPEGVNADTEGYPNPGGWMFGNQFNSYLWVNEDPGKWEEFQKFNDRSERSIALGFSFDQEPVKSEMASIENVKKEFEDTLRSGAVEPEQLIEKWKAKRKSAGFDRVKAEVDKQLAEWAATQK